Below is a window of Humulus lupulus chromosome 9, drHumLupu1.1, whole genome shotgun sequence DNA.
TGATCTTAACTGCTACAGAATCACCATTGTAGACACCATGGTAGAGCCTGCTATGAGCTCCATGAGCGAATTTATTGCCGAGAAACAACTTAGACAAGTCAACACACCATTCATCAACAGCCTCCACAGCCGTAACTCTCCCACTGTTGGGATCAAAATACTTGGACCAATGTGAATCCTTTCGGTTCTTGGACTTGTCGTTTATCATTGCAGCCAAGTGCCTAAGAGGACTGGCATTCGATGATCTTGATGAAGATTGAGAATCCTTGTGGTGGTAGTGGAAGAACTTCCCTCTAAATCCTCCTCCCCCTCTTTCAGATTCACATCTCCTAGGGGTTGGAGTTGAGAATCTCTTCCTTTCAGATTGAGCTTCCCTAAATGACTCTGAGAGTTTGATCTCAGGGTTAGGAGATAAAGATCTCTGCTTGTTCTTTAAGGCATGTCTTTTGTTTTGTACTATAGAGCTACTTGCAATTGATTTCTCATTAGAAGGAGCTGCAGGACCAGGAGCTGGAGCTGGAACTGGAACTGGTGCTGGTCTAGATTTCAAACCAGAAAACTTGTCTTGGTGAATGGTAATAGGAATGGAGGCCAATCTTGAAGAATCTAAACGATGACAAACGGTGTGAGAAAACTTGGCTCTTCTGATCCAAGAAGTAGTCTCTTCATCCatatttgaaaacaaaaaactaaTCTTTGAAACCCTTTTTCGATTTAGGGGTCTTCTATAGCCACAAAACCAATTGATAATTTTCTAACTAGACGATAATAAGGCTTGGAAGCAAGTGGGTGTTGCTTGAACGAAATGATATGAGTTACAGGACTGTTGTGAAAACCCATCAACAATTCAAATCAAAGATGATGAAATCTGAAAAAGGAATGGGCTTGAAGATTTCTCAATCGAAAAAGTCACCAAACCATTCGAAACCAAGAAGACCCATTAAAGATAAGGTAACACAAAAAGGAAGACTTGTCTCCATTAAAAGCAAAATCCTCTTAAATCCATATCCACCATAGCCCATCAACAAGAACAACTTCTAATCATCCAAAGTGAACCCTTTATAATCACCACCAAACCCTCTCTATACCtctcaaaaataaaaaacacattTGTGGCTTCAAAGGCAAATACCACCTTCCGTAAAAGCCTGGAAAATCCCACAAAGATAACCGAGTTAAACAAATTAAactaatttaacaaaaaaaaatataattaaataaacaaacaaacaaaaacagTGCACTCAAGTAAGAAGAATTGAAAATAAAGAAACACCCATGATTACATCTTCCATTAAGCACAGAAGAAGCCTAATCATTATGCCTCAACAATCCCTAATCCATTATAATAataacaccaaaaaaaaaaactaaactttAACCAACTTACCAAAAGATTACACGAGCTTCATCTCTGTGACAAAATCACCATCATTTTCGAAGGTATTTCGCTatctgaaaaaagaaaaaaaaaattctggaatCTCTGTAGCAAGGTAACCCCAACACACAAGcccaaaaataataaaagaaaaggaagaaaagtATATAATAACAGAAAAAATAGGAAAGCGTATAGTAATATATTGATTTTACGTATCGTAGAAGATGGGGAATGAAGGAGAAAAGTTAGACCGTAGATTGGATTTGGATTGGATGGACCCCCGATATTTTTGGTGAAGCTTTAACTTTGCTTAGCTTAGCTTAGACTCAGGTCAGGAGAAGAAGGAGCCTCCTATGGTGGTGTGGGGCCACCGAGGATCATCAACGTGGGGACCATAGGCACCAAAGTCAGCAATGACGACGGAGATTAATTGACATTATTCATTCATTTCATTCATTCAACAATTCAAACAAACAAGACAgaatttgttttttaatttttattttttaaaataataataaagaaagtTGGGTCGGGTGAGTTTAGTGAGTGAGTCCCATGTGTCGCTATCGGAGAGAATAAGGTACAAACGACTTTAAACCAAAGCCAACtcttctcctcttctcttctACGGTTTCGTTTTTGGTACGGTTCGCACGGATACGATACCATACAAGTTTGTGAATATAGATTTCAGTAACTTGacttttccttatttttttttaatgaaaattaaatatatttttattatgggATTGGAATTTTATTATATTCTATTATTATTCATTACTTGCGTGttaatatggaagtgtatgtgcgCATGTATAGGTTAAATTTTGTTGTTTGAAAGGTGTGAAAAAGTGTACAAGTCCAAAGGAGGGTGAATATGCCTTGGTTGGGCTGGGTTGGGTCATAATATGTAATAATATTTACATTTTACAACCATGAATATTGAATAGGAATAGGATCGTATGGATCATCATGGGATGGAGAACATGTTTCAATAAAAGTGGGAGTCTTCTTCTATATTTGGAATATTTCTAATTttgcttcttctttttttcattatTATAAAGTAGTTTTCCCAAACTCTTGGATGTGTTGGATTTTATAACAATTTAGCTTTAGCATTAATAATATTCCTTTGGAACATTAACCAGTATGAGGAAAAGGTTTGAAGGCACTTCTTCCCATTTCCCATAACTCTACCCAATCTATATTATTCTTTGATTGTGCCAAATATAGGACTTGGGACGTGTATATTTCAAAAGTTATCTAGTTTTTTTGGCTCGAATAATTATATACAAAAgaaagaatattatttatttcttatCATTACAACTACAACATATTTCATGACTACGAATAATAATTTGTCAACTATTGCATATTGTCTCTTAACCATTTCTTATATGTATTAATATTTTTGTTCAACGTGGAAATTGTTAGAGAACATAATCGAATAATAGAAACCAAACTTACAACTCAAGAATACAATTTGACAATAAAATTGATAAAATAAAGTAATAACTCTAATGCAAACAAtataagtaaaataaatatattaagaaGTAGAGGAGAATAAGATTATAAACTCAAAGCAAAAGTTACAAAACAAACaacaagaataaaaaaaaactctCACACTTACATGACCTTAAGTGAAGAATAGTGAGGATTGCTAGACTTGAATAAGGTtcgaaacatttgtccaaaaaaTTATTTTCCTGTATTCTCTTAGcactacactacaagaaaaaacagtattcataacacttaaaaactgctaaccgggagtattgataacgcttcagaaaatgctaacataacccctgttattaaaagtcctgtcttttctataacagtattcaaatgttatgttcgatgttatcttagaCTAtttaataacacatttttagttgctataatattcaaataataacatttagttagagtatttagttataaatttgaagtttaatcttatactttttgcataacacttttcaactgttacatttgattattttgattacatttttagtttgttatattatataaatcgtAACgatttgttactttagtgtggataaaatattttaaattttattttgataagtatacttatatggtttttttttaattaaaagattttcattattgtattttgataaaaaaaaacaaaattaatcataaaatgtaattctcaatagattgataaaccataagtattacattaaacaataactaattcaaatcatgaatgtgtctacttcatgagatcttacttctaacttaagtttgaaagcctAGCATAATAAAgtttttgaacattttttacttcaaaaatgaaaaacagaaccattacaagatacacaaaagtaaaccatgcatgaaacttgctccatccttcaattcatcatcatttgtgcacttgtctttgttgtgagtccatttgcttagctacaataaaatttaaataattaatactaACTAATCATCCTGCAAAACATTTACACTTAAACTTATcacaagaaaatttaaaaatatatacatatttaaggcAAGGAATACACAATTCATTTCAGGAAATGATAACACACAATATAATGTCTCTAAGTATCGGATAGTAATGGGTTGGTCACAAAATTTCTATCATCACGCTAAGGGGATttagggaaagaagaagaaataaaataacTATTGTATTTATCTTTAATGACTAGGCAAATAAAGAAATTATGTATATTCTACCCAATGGGAAACTCTTAAAACAAAATGGTATCATTATAAAACACAAACCAAATGATAAAACATAATGATAATAACAATTAACCACAACAAGAGAGCTAATCATatataagaagattgagaaaATGTCTTTAACTAATATGGTTATATCACTAACACACTCTAGCTCTTGAGAAAATTGTTTATTATACTTAAAAGTTGCTAGGTGATATAATACAACTAACTGAGGTGTAAGTCATTAGAAAGGAAGAAAAGGAAGTTGAGCTATTTATATAAGACCAAAGCGCATTCCCGCGCATTCCCCTGTATACCAAAATTGACTAAATATTACAAACTATAAATGCATTgtttcatataaattttgaatagCACAAACAAAATGTTACACAGAAGGAAAGTAAAGTCAGATTAAAGATGAAATAAAACCTTGTCATGAAATGCTTGGGCAAACTCATCAAGGGTGAATGGGCAGACATCAATGACAAGAGAGTAAGTATAGAGGAAATGGAAAACCTGCCAATAGAAGTCAACACATATTTTAAGATTAATGCCAATGATAGGTAATTGTCTCAACGAAATGCCTTAATATATTGTCATTTCAAAACACATGGAGAAGAGAAATGGTGGGGTGGAGACCAGCATTTCacaatagagaaaaaaaataggaTGATAAATCTTCTATCAGTCAAAAACAGTGTTATTGGCAAATAACATACAAAAGGTTCCAATGATGCAAGAAAACATTGTAATCAGTAAAATACACTTCACATAAAGAAATGCACCCTTCAAAGTGCCAGGACGTAGACCATACTTCACCATAAGATGCACTTCCTGTGGAAACATGTACTTCTATTATTTAGATGAAATGAAAGTACAAAAGTTATTGCAGATAATAAGTTATCATCTTAGAAAACAACCAAGGACACCAATTCCCAAGTAAATTAGAAAAAAATGTAAATCATTACATTAAGCACTCATAGAACCACCCATTACTTGGACCTTACTAGAAGTAGAAAACAAACCCattcaataaaataaagaaaccTTCATGAAAAGTCCCTAGTCCCTAAATATTGATGCAGCAAGCCCATAAATGATATGACAAAATCTGGATGCACTAGTATGAACTTTCAAAGCTACGCAACAACACATATTggcattaaaaaaaaagttttgcaGTAACAAAACTATAACAATATGGTTATTAATATTGACGAGGATAATAGCTACCACAGTTTTCCAGATTGATTGAGCATCATGCAGGAAGGCAAATTGGAGAGGAAAAAGGTAATGAATGCCTCACAGAAGACAGTCATTGTTAGTAATTtgatattaatttagtatttcaAGTAAATTACATTTTCGGGGAAATTCCATCCTTGATTGCTGAAATTGGTGTGGGCCAAGGAGAAGTTGATTCCAAAGTGGTAAAGTAAACTCCAAAATAGGTTCCAATATTTTTTCCTTCCAATCATGTAAATATGCTTTCACTCCACGTACCTTTTGGTCTTATTCAGTAGTGATCTTAGAAAGATGTAATAAGAATTTTATTTGACATTATCTATAAAACATTGTAGAATTAACTGATTCTAAATCAGTTACACTTTAGGTCAACTGGAGAACAGTTATGTTTTCAAAGTATTAGGTTCACATTTACAAAGCAAATAAGCAGAGAAAATACCATATAATGCATATGTGGGATGCCATGCAAAATCAGTTTGCAagcataaaaaaataatataagtaTGCATATCAGTCTACTAGATCTATCATGAAGCTTTATCAGTGCCACTATCATTAAATGTTTGAATACCTTGTTGTTGGTTTCCCTTCGAATGGAACTTTGTTTTGAACCAAAACCAAAAGCGACCAATATTTGGCGCAGTATTTCTGTCCAGGTTAGAGGATTTAGTGATCTCGCCcagaactccaaagaaaaatcTTGATTTTCCACCTGCAAAATCATTGATCAAGAAGCCTAAATATTGATTTCTTCTATTTGGTTTTATCATAAGCAAAGATAAACAATAAACTTGCATGAATATTCATATGAAAAGTTTTGTGTAGTCTTGGCAATGCACCACATCTTTCAGAGTGTAAAGTTCTGCTGCCGTTGGACAGAATTGgagcacacatatatatatatacacatggaTTTCAAAGTCAATACTTTTAGATTCCAATGCTGGCAATGTCAACAAGCACTCAAATCAAATAGCACTAAACTTCCAATCTCACTGCAAAAAGTTCAATTCTAAAGTTTACAACCCTCTAATGTGAGTGTGAGTATGTATTTTTTAACTTACCATGTGAAGCAATGCAAGATTTACTCTGATGAGGCAAAGATTCGTTGTTGAGCTACACTTCAATATCAGATAAAAGATGTTTCAAAAGGGCCACATGAATTTTCCCAAGCAACAAGGAATCCTAAAAGGGATGTTAGAGAACATATTATAGCACTGAAAGAACTCAAATCAAAAGAGGTAAGATCAAAAAGAGAAAACAAAATGTTACACATAAGGAAAGTAAAGTCAGATTAAAGATGAAATAAAACCTTGTCATGAAATGATTGAGCAAACTCATCAATGGTGAATGGGCAGACATCAATGATAAGAGAGTAAGTATAGAGGAAATGGAAAACCTGCCAACATAAGTCAACACATATTTTAAGATTAATGCCAATGATAGGTAATTGTCTCAACTAAATGCCTTAATATATTGCCATTTCAAAACACATGGAGAAGAGAAATGGTGGGGTGGAGACCAGCATTTCacaatagagaaaaaaaataggaTGATAAATCTTCTATCAGTCAAAAACAGTGTTATTGGCAAATAACATACAAAAGGTTCCAATGATGCAAGAAAACATTGTAATCAGTAAAATACACTTCACATAAAGAAATTCAACCCCTGACCAAACCATGTTAACAACTTTTGTTTCCCAACATGAAAAAACAAAATGAGCAGAGTTGAGTGAATCAACAAAAATATGACGGAAGACATATAGGGCATCAGATATGCACAAACCGTTCTCTACCAAAGTGCAGGCCTGATTAATTTTTATGGGGTAGAAAAAATTCTGTATGTAAGGCCTGAATGTAATCAAGTTAAATGAAACAATATACCTGAAGCAACCTTTAGAAACTGAAAGCTGCTACACAGCCTACAGATAAAGATAGCTTGGAAGTTTTTTCACATTTAATTTCTAGATTGTCAgggccaacaaacacaaaagaatGAGGCATGATCCAGGAACTATATAGAGCTAACAAAAAATGACACATTAGTAACTACAAACATTTGAAGAGAAATATTTTATTACAAGATTCTGTATCCATAATTAGACTTATTTGAttaatttcttcaatgattttattGATTTCAAGCCACGTTGAACCATTATTTTATTACAGCTCTTGTATTTTACACACATACCAAGTGACAATAATAAGAACAATCTGCAAAATTAAATAGAGTCAGACTATCAGAAGGATTATAAAACAGTATTAACTAACACAACAATCTtttttcatgagcatattgataATTATAAAGACGTCAaaacatgcaaaaaaaaaaaaaaccaaatgagAGGATATCTAGCATCTACCAAATACATTGCATTATGCTTCTAACTGAGGACTTCATTAAATAAGGTAACAACAAAATCTTTGGTAAAATTGCACCTTAAAAAGCTTCTTGACAATCTCTGGAGATGAATCCCAAGGTTGCATACTAAAAGGTTGCTTCATCTTTACAGAATTTGGTGGAAACTTTACCAACAGATCTGAAAGATGAAAACAAAGTCTACTTAGATATTTCATAATCATGattcaagagaaaaaaaaaagtaaacagaCAGGTGAATATGTATCACACTACTGAACCCTAGCTTTATTTGGAAAGAATAATTTTGTTTCATGAATTTAAACTCAAGACCACTTTGCTAGAATACAATTGTAAGGAACTGTCCGTATCAAAAGAATCAAAgattaaacttttaaaataagTGGTAAAATTTCCAATTAAGTAGTTTTCTgaaaaacttatccaaatacaTAAACAGCAAATGATAGATAGGAAACATAATTTTGAACTCTTTCTACAAAACCAATTTTGTAAAGTGAGCAACCTTGAAGTCCAGTAGTAAAATGACCAGAACACCCTGGTCTATTTGATACTGCTTGTAATTCTCTCCCCTCCAGCTCTTCATCATCCATGAGCATAGAAATCAGATTAAAGTTTTCTTGAGAATGTCCTCCCCTCCCCTCATCATCCATGAGCATAGAAATCAGATTAAACAAACAATTGGTATGCACAAAAACAAATTAAGAGGAACTCATCAAATAGATTCCCCGCATCTGAACTTTGTCTAGAAGATTAAATGACCAACAATTATTCAACTAGAGAAAATGTTGGAAGAAAATTCCATAAGACATAGGATGGACCCCACTGCAGGCTTCTAAATACATTTCCGAAGTACAGGAAAATTTCCTTATTAATTTCTTACTATTCAATGGACCTTCTCGAAAAAGAGAAAACTGTAGTTTTTAATTGATCATACAGAAAAGTATCATTTATAAATTTGGAGGATAACAAACTTATCGAAAATTGAATATTTGACGAGTAAAAATAACTTTTTCCCCCACAAACAACTAGAATAGAAGCCAAAGaggataaaaagaaaaaaaatgaaggatGATGAAAAACTTACGCAAACCAGGAATGTCCTCAACTTTGACAGGTTTCTTAGGAATACCAGCTTCTTTCTTTTGAAAGTCAATCCCCGGATAAACAATGTGACAATTCGAGAGCTCTCTTATCTTTTCATCAATTGCCTGTCTCTGGCGGCGAATCATAGTTGACAAGTCAATATATGGAAGCTTCGGATCAATTTTGCATTCCATAAGGATTCCTCCATCATAATCTTTTATGTACCCTTGCCAGCGATCTTTCTCCAAGTGAATCTCCTTTGTAAAACCCATAGCCTTTAACTTGAAACTCTAAAACTAAACAAGTACTTTGTTATTAAATAATGAAAGGCTTTTAGGGAAAACTCTTCAACAATATTTGAAACTCTAAAACTTTGTCTCAAGAAAATAACTAATTTAAAGATAAGAGGCATGCCTTTTTTTTTTGGCAGATTTTCTTTTCTAAGCCAATAAACATTCTCCTATAAATGCGTACCAAGACATCAACAATTTTTATTATGGGATAAATTATTTCCACTTCATCAATCTTACACCTCGCACATGGAGCAAAAACAGTGTTACATACCCTTAATGAAATGCAAATATTGGCTATTATGCCTAAGATTGTTGTTAAAAGAAAAAGTATAAACTCAAGCAGCACCAAGTCTGACATAGAACCCAACTAACaaataataattgtattatatatGCCCAAATGAAGAAAGAGTGACCCGGATGAAGACCTCCTTCACAAATGAAACAAATACAAAGAAACCCTCATCACAAACCAGTAGCTATTTCGGTatactaatcaaattaaaatgaaccttaaaactgatttttttttttaaatacctaACTTTTGCAAGCTCAGAACACTACTGTCGACGCCAAGCCTATCACTTGCAAGACAGAATGAGAAAGACAGAAAGAAAACGAAGAGTGAATGAGAGTAGAAGAGAGTAAATGCAGGGAGGGACAACAAAAAACAATCAAATACTTTATAAAtacatatacacataaatatatatttatatattgattatatgtaatctgtataaaaaaaaaattcacctcaCAGAGATGTTCTTGCTTCCAGCAGGGGAAAACCGTCGTGACTTACGTGAGGGAAAGTGAGATACCAGCGTGATGTACCAGCTTGCTCCATCGACTCAAACAAGGGAGATACCGCCATTATGTGCTCCAGAAGCTCGTGTGAGTCGTGAGAGAGAGAGTGCTCCACCGACGTCGTGTGCTCCACCGGCATCGTGTGCTCTAGTGACTCGCGTGAGGCAGAGATAGACGAGACGAGAGGATAAGTGTGTGTGAGAGAGTGAGTGGAGGAGAGTAAGCTTTGCAATTAAGCGTAAGAAAGAGAGGCAGAGAGGCGGAAATGGAAATTTGTTTGGGTATTTTAGGTTTAGGGATtcaatggaggctgagagaaattagAGAATTTGTGCTTTattgttttcctttttcttttcttcttatgataGAACCCCATAATTTTTTCATTTGGTGCCAAACGAAATATAACTAGGCGCCACTGTGTTAAAAAAATTGACTTCTCCGTGTTTTTTTTAACTATCTATTAATAACGCTTGTAAAtatgtgttattttttaatgtaatatatacttaAAATTGTTGTAGTGCTAAGAGACTCTCAAAGTTAGAAAATaactctctagaattatcaagccttattTTTTTTCAGTCAAATGCTAAAATTAATGAAAACTCATATTCACAAGTGACCAAatggtctctatttatagagttttgtgacacaatttgaatttcaaattccaccaacccttgGTTGTTACCAATATTAAATTTGATGTTTATGTAATTAAATGAAAGATTTTGGAGTTACTTGAAGTGTTCCAAACATTCAAATTATTGAAAATGCAAAAATAAGATTTGTCTGTCAGCATCCTAGGCCGCAACCTGACCCATTCTAGGTTGCGGCCATGAGGCTCTGTCTCATCGGCCGTGGCCTAGAGCGCTTGTAACCTCCTGATTTTTGCACTTTGCACAAAAACGTTCAAAAATTTTCCCTTttaattttgtaacttccatacacctaATGTGAGTCAAAATCACATCTCCAACCACTATTCAACATAATAGCTCATGAAATCCAATTTGGAAatgtgtaactcttattttacaaatTAATATGTGAtcttttggaggttacaaatggTTACTGATTTTGTAAGATGTGTAACTTCCAAAAATATGTTAGAAATTTGGATACACATTTGTACCACTCATTTATAACTCTAAAACTATGTTACAAAATATGACAAACTCAttttgtcatatttatttaatcaaacattatattattataaattatataacattctcccactagattaaataattttttttgtaactcttaattaatcaatcaaacattatattaagaaTATAATACTAACAAATTATTATGTTACTTCGtgattaaaaaaaacaacaatacaaATTTAGCTATTGAGCATCCCTTGTTAATAGACAAACTATCCATTTTTCTCTCGGTCGACACATTCAATCAATTCTTGGCTTATTTTTTTCCTATATTGATCAACCCTTTCCTTATTTGTGCTGATCTAGGCAAAATTTGGGAGCATATTATCATACATATTTCTCTTGTTTTGGATTTTATTTTCATCACAAATTCTTTTTAACTGTTTtaaaagattttattttaatatcagAATGGTtaagtttttgtttttgtttatagCTAAAAGCATATGAGTATCTTTAATGGAGTGCTATAAAAGTGGTGCATTGTCATTTTTTAGCACTTCTTGACAAAATTGAACTCTAATGATGGTACAAATTATGTGCCAAATTTAGCATATGTTAAAATTTGTGTCAATTTCGACACAAAATATAACATGAGCTAAATTTGACccacaataaatatatttttttatttacttttctaCCACTCATTAATAAAAAAGTTTATAACTTTTTGGACTCTCAGTTTTCTACCATTACTTGGTTGGACCCGTGTATTAAAAAATCACTTTTTTGACCATGTGTTTTTAACAATTGTTCAAATAGACctttaaacccgattttggtcaaagtttttcaactaaaatcacaaataattcaccaaactaacaatttataacaaaatcaatcaTTTTGCCTATTTGaagtattttataaaatatagggtccaaaaaataatttgtcaaaatacagagtccaaacaagtaatgtgaaaatgtataaacccttaatAAAATGTGTgccaaaaaaatttctttttactTTAAATATATGCTCATGGGTAGA
It encodes the following:
- the LOC133801834 gene encoding homeobox-DDT domain protein RLT3-like translates to MLMDDEGRGGHSQENFNLISMLMDDEELEGRELQAVSNRPGCSGHFTTGLQDLLVKFPPNSVKMKQPFSMQPWDSSPEIVKKLFKVFHFLYTYSLVIDVCPFTLDEFAQAFHDKLSKWTHNKDKCTNDDELKDGASFMHGLLLCIL
- the LOC133799946 gene encoding histone acetyltransferase GCN5-like; protein product: MPVEHTTSVEHSLSHDSHELLEHIMAVSPLFESMEQAGTSRWYLTFPHSFKLKAMGFTKEIHLEKDRWQGYIKDYDGGILMECKIDPKLPYIDLSTMIRRQRQAIDEKIRELSNCHIVYPGIDFQKKEAGIPKKPVKVEDIPGLLFSFSRRSIE